One Ricinus communis isolate WT05 ecotype wild-type chromosome 1, ASM1957865v1, whole genome shotgun sequence DNA window includes the following coding sequences:
- the LOC125369910 gene encoding uncharacterized protein LOC125369910, giving the protein MLAERQLGMLHNTTESNLREHVKAITLRSSKQLSSSLPTIDDDVIVHDEPARTDLEPEMPRYARFLKEILSNKRKLEDLGLVTLNEECSAIFQNKLPVKRHDLGSFTVTCIFGDLPISDALADLGASINLMPSSLFEKLGLSEPQPTRMSIQLAYRTVKYPRGIVEDVLVKVDKFIFPVDFVVMDMEGESSVPLILGRPFLATSRAVVDVCDGKLQLREILLDDPLQVALQADEEEELSNEDALERLACLLASPAGLLTILLILTSQGCRN; this is encoded by the exons atgttggcTGAGAGACAACTAGGGATGCTCCACAATACCACAGAGTCAAACCTGAGAGAGCATGTCAAGGCTATCACCTTGAGATCAAGTAAGCAGTTATCTAGTTCTTTACCTActattgatgatgatgttaTTGTGCATGATGAGCCAGCCAGGACGGATCTAGAGCCTGAG ATGCCCAGGTATGCGAGGTTCTTGAAGGAGATTctaagcaacaagaggaagttggaggacTTGGGACTTGTGACATTAAATGAGGAGTGCTCAGCCATTTTTCAAAACAAGTTGCCAGTGAAGCGGCATGATTTAGGAAGTTTTACTGTAACTTGTATTTTTGGTGATTTGCCTATTAGTGATgctttagctgatttaggtGCTAGCATCAATCTAATGCCTAGTAGTTTGTTTGAGAAATTAGGTTTGAGTGAGCCTCaacctactaggatgagcatacaGTTAGCATATAGGACTGTGAAATATCCTAGGGGAATAGTTGAGGATGTACTTGTTAAAGTAGACAAGTTTATATTTCCTGTTGACTTTGTtgttatggatatggagggcGAGAGTAGTGTGCCTTTAATTCTAggtagacctttccttgcaacatctagggcTGTTGTAGATGTGTGTGATGGGAAGTTACAACTTAGA GAAATAttacttgatgatcctttgcagGTAGCATTACAGGCTGATGAggaggaggagttgtccaacgaggATGCGTTGGAGCGACTTGCTTGTTTACTGGCTAGCCCAGCAGGTCTACTGACCATTTTGTTGATATTGACAAGTCAGGGGTGCAGAAATTGA